In bacterium, the genomic stretch AAACAACCTGAAGGTTAAAATAATTGGCATTATTATATACAAATTTCATAAGTAAATATGATACAATAAGCCCTAAAACTGCTGCTACAAGAGATAAAATAAGTGATTCTTGTATAACAGTAAAAAGAATAGTTCGTCTTGTTGCACCTATTGCTCTTAAAGTTCCGATCTCTTTAGTCCTTGCATTTATAGCCAGTATCATTATTACCAAAATCATTACTACAGATGTTGCTTTTACACTACCTCCAATCAAACCAAAGAATCGACGCATTTCAGCTAATATTTCATTAGTATGCTTGACATTTTCCTTATCAGTAATCACTACAAGATTTGGGAAATTCTCTTTAAGTGTTGATGCAACCTCATCAATCATCCCTTCTGTTTTAGACTCGGCTCTAACCAATATACATGAGATAGAAGATCTACACTCAAAGAGTTCTTGAGCGTAAGAAAGTGGTATAAGTATCATATGGTCAAAGGTTGGAATATTCTGTTTTTTCAAAACTCCCTTGACTACAAACAATTCTTCCCCAATTATTATATTATCTCCAACAGATATTTTATCCCCTTTTTCTTTCATATAGTACTTAGCAGCACCACTACTTAAAATAACAGCTTTCTCATCAGATATTGAAAAAAAGAGTTCGCCTATTCCTTCTAAATCTCCAGTATATATTTTCTCTTTGCCCGGTGGTATGCCTACAGCCAAAACCTCTGGTGGTGCACCAGGAAAAGAGGGAGGCACTACAGATACAAAAAGGAGAGGAATAGTGGATTCAGAATTAATATGGTTTATCTTTAGCACATCTTGAAGAATACTGGAACTAATTCGACTTGAGAAAGGCGGAAATTCACCCCCAATTCCCTCAGGACCAGATGCCTGAATAAATATCTTTCCAGCATAAATTGATAACTCTTTATGCATCTCTTTAGTCCTACCAATCGTCATGCACAGAAGGATAACCATAAGATGAATACAAGCTGTTACCCCTAAGATAATGAGAATTGACATTATCTTTCTTCTCTTGATATTTTTCCAGGCTATATCAACCATCAAAATTTACCCCAATTTTATTTTTATTTAATTGCCGTAGTCACATGAAAATCAAACTCTGTCGGAGGAGGTTCAAGTTCATTTCCTTCAGCAATATGTTTAGCAAATGCCTCTTGTATTCTTTGTCCAATCTCTCCACCGCTACCTTCACTTATTTTTGCTATTATCTTCTCTCTGGTCCCTGGAGGTACTGATAGTGTTTTCTTTTCTGTTTCCACATTACGAAACAATTTGCATTCTTCAATAAAGGAACGCATTTCATCCGGAGTCCTTATTGTATTCCCCCAAATTATCTTACTTACTTTATATCGAAAACTTTCCGGGTTCTCTGGTAGACTGATATCAAGGAGTACTAACCTGCCACCACTCTTTAACACCCTATGTATCTTAGACAACATCTCTTTTTGATCTTGGAAGTAGCGAAATACAGATGCGCAAACAACAATATCTGCAAGATCCTCTTTTAGGGAAAAATCTTCTGCATTTCCCTCATACAACTCAAACATATCAGAAAGACCTGCTTCTTCTATATTCTGTCTTGCTACCTGTAGCATTCTTGAAGAAATATCTATTCCGATTACCTTTCCATCTTTTCCACAGAGTCTCGCTAATGCTATCGCAATTCTACCAGTACCAATCCCGATATCTAAAACCGTATCTTTCTCCTGTACTGAAGTCTTCTCACGGATT encodes the following:
- a CDS encoding FtsX-like permease family protein; amino-acid sequence: MVDIAWKNIKRRKIMSILIILGVTACIHLMVILLCMTIGRTKEMHKELSIYAGKIFIQASGPEGIGGEFPPFSSRISSSILQDVLKINHINSESTIPLLFVSVVPPSFPGAPPEVLAVGIPPGKEKIYTGDLEGIGELFFSISDEKAVILSSGAAKYYMKEKGDKISVGDNIIIGEELFVVKGVLKKQNIPTFDHMILIPLSYAQELFECRSSISCILVRAESKTEGMIDEVASTLKENFPNLVVITDKENVKHTNEILAEMRRFFGLIGGSVKATSVVMILVIMILAINARTKEIGTLRAIGATRRTILFTVIQESLILSLVAAVLGLIVSYLLMKFVYNNANYFNLQVVLEIIGTAVIIGVVGGLYPAIRAVKIHPLEAIRYK
- a CDS encoding methyltransferase domain-containing protein, which encodes MTRGVGTQTFFDNLSENYDDYLSSMDSYGAIVQTIREKTSVQEKDTVLDIGIGTGRIAIALARLCGKDGKVIGIDISSRMLQVARQNIEEAGLSDMFELYEGNAEDFSLKEDLADIVVCASVFRYFQDQKEMLSKIHRVLKSGGRLVLLDISLPENPESFRYKVSKIIWGNTIRTPDEMRSFIEECKLFRNVETEKKTLSVPPGTREKIIAKISEGSGGEIGQRIQEAFAKHIAEGNELEPPPTEFDFHVTTAIK